A window from Prinia subflava isolate CZ2003 ecotype Zambia chromosome Z, Cam_Psub_1.2, whole genome shotgun sequence encodes these proteins:
- the TMOD1 gene encoding tropomodulin-1, with the protein MSYRKELEKYRDLDEDQILGALTEEELRKLENELEELDPDNALLPAGLRQRDQTQKPPTGPFKREELMAHLEKQAKDIKDREDLVPFTGEKRGKAWIPKQKPMDPVLESVTLEPELEEALANASDAELCDIAAILGMHTLMSNQQYYEALGSSTIVNKEGLNSVIKPTQYKPVPDEEPNSTDVEETLKRIQSNDPDLEEVNLNNIMNIPIPTLKAFAEALKNNTYVKKFSIVGTRSNDPVAFALAEMLKVNSTLKSLNVESNFISGSGILAIVEALEGNTSLVELRIDNQSQPLGNKVEMEIANILEKNTSLLKFGYHFTQQGPRLRASNAMMSNNDLVRKRRLAEVNGPIFPKCRTGV; encoded by the exons ATGTCTTACAGAAAGGAGCTAGAAAAATACCGAGACCTAGATGAAGATCAGATCCTTGGAGCTCTGACAGAGGAGGAGCTCAGGAAGTTAGAGAATGAACTGGAAGAGCTGGATCCTGat AATGCGCTGTTGCCGGCAGGGCTCAGGCAGCGGGATCAGACGCAGAAGCCACCAACTGGCCCATTCAAAAGGGAGGAGCTCATGGCCCACCTAGAAAAGCAGGCAAAGGACATTAAAGACAGAGAAGACTTGGTTCCTTTCACAGGTGAAAAGAGAG GAAAAGCTTGGATTCCAAAGCAGAAGCCAATGGATCCCGTTTTGGAAAGTGTGACTCTGGAGCCAGAACTGGAGGAAGCCCTTGCTAATGCCTCTGATGCAGAGCTCTGTGACATCGCTG CCATCCTTGGCATGCACACCTTGATGAGTAACCAGCAGTACTATGAGGCACTGGGGAGCAGCACCATCGTGAACAAAGAGGGCCTCAACA GTGTGATTAAGCCCACACAGTACAAACCAGTTCCTGATGAGGAGCCAAACTCAACAGATGTGGAGGAAACTCTGAAACGAATACAAAGCAATGATCCTGACCTTGAGGAAGTCAATCTTAACAATATTATG AATATTCCCATACCAACTCTAAAAGCTTTTGCGGAAGCGCTGAAAAACAACACATACGTGAAGAAGTTCAGCATAGTTGGGACCCGGAGCAATGATCCTGTTGCTTTT GCCCTGGCAGAAATGTTGAAGGTCAATAGCACACTGAAGAGCCTGAATGTGGAGTCAAACTTCATTTCTGGGTCTGGGATCCTGGCCATTGTTGAAGCACTCGAGGGAAACACGTCGCTCGTGGAGCTGCGCATTGACAACCAG agTCAGCCCTTGGGCAACAAAGTAGAAATGGAAATCGCAAATATATTGGAAAAGAACACCTCTCTACTGAAGTTTGGGTACCATTTCACTCAGCAAGGTCCCCGGCTTCGCGCCTCGAATGCCATGATGAGTAACAACGACCTGG